One genomic region from Chionomys nivalis chromosome 17, mChiNiv1.1, whole genome shotgun sequence encodes:
- the Plxnb2 gene encoding plexin-B2: protein MAMSLWALTFLGLVGLGSSLRSRKPESFRSDTELNHLVVDEASGVVYVGAVNALYQLSADLHLQQHVVTGPAMDNKKCTPPIEASQCHEAVLTDNANQLLLLDPPGKRLVECGSLFKGICALRALSNISVRLFYEDGSGEKSFVASNDERVATVGLVSSTSPDGDRVLFVGKGNGPHDNGIIVSTRLLDRVEGREAFEAYSDHTTFKAGYLSTNTQQFVAAFEDGVYVFFIFNQQDKHPARNRTLLARMCKDDPSYYSYVEMDLQCQDPSDAEGSFFGTCLAASVAGRVLYAVFSRDGRSSGGPGAGLCVFPLDNINEKMENNRDACYTVTRDTSRDDAFYKPFHGDIQCGGHAAGASENFQCGSEHLPYPLGSRNGLVTTALLYRGGLNLTAVTVTAENGHIVAFLGTSDGRILKVYLAPDGTSAEYGSIPVDINKKIKQDLALSGNLSSLYAMTQDKVFRLPVQECQSYQTCAQCRDSQDPYCGWCVIEGRCTRKAECSRAEETGHWLWSRDKSCVAITDANPQNMSRRAPGKVQLSVNPLPTLTEEDELLCLFGESPPRPAKVEGDAITCDPPSSIPSTPPGQDHVAVSIQLLFKRDNVFLTSHQYPFYDCREAMSLVENLPCISCASNRWMCQWDLMYHECREASPNPEDGIIRAHMEDNCPQFLAPSPSVIPMNYETEVTFQGKNLDPEKVSSLCVGSDLLKFEATVTISKSGDFSFKTPKLSHDANETLPLHLYVKSFDKKIDSKLQVTLYNCSFGRSDCSLCLAADPAYRCVWCGGQNRCVYEALCNNVTSECPPPVITRIQPETGPLGGGIRVTIHGSNLGITADDVKKITVAGQNCTFEPKWYSVSTRIVCAIKAAEMPFTGGIEVDVNGKLGHSPPHVQFTYQQPQPLSVEPRQGPQAGGTTLTINGTDLDTGSKEDVRVTLNDVPCEVTKFGAQLQCITGPQLAPGQAVLEISYGGSRVPSSGVSFIYCENPVLRAFEPLRSFVSGGRSISVTGQGFSLIQKFAMVVIAEPLRSWRRRRREAGSLEPMTVMGTEYVFYNDTKVVFLSPAVPEEPEAYNLTALIQMDGHRALLRTEAGAFEYVADPTFENFTGGVKKQVNKLIHARGTNLNKAMTLEEAEAFVGAERCIMKTLTETDLYCEPPEVQPPPKRRQKRDTTHNLPEFIVKFGSREWVLGRVEYDTRVSDVPLSLILPLVMVPMVFIIAVSIYCYWRKSQQAEREYEKIKSQLEGLEESVRDRCKKEFTDLMIEMEDQTNDVHEAGIPTLDYKTYTDRVFFLPSKDGDKDVMITGKLDIPESRRPIVEQALYQFSNLLNSKSFLINFIHTLENQREFSARAKVYFASLLTVALHGKLEYYTDIMRTLFLELMEQYVVAKNPKLMLRRSETVVERMLSNWMSICLYQYLKDSAGEPLYKLFKAIKHQVEKGPVDAVQKKAKYTLNDTGLLGDDVEYAPLTVSVIVQDEGIEAIPVKVLNCDTISQVKEKIIDQVYRTQPCSCWPKPDSVVLEWRPGSTAQILSDLDLTSQREGRWKRINTLMHYNVRDGATLILSKVGVSQQPEDSQQDLPGERHALLEEENRVWHLVRPTDEVDEGKSKRGSMKEKERTKAITEIYLTRLLSVKGTLQQFVDNFFQSVLAPGSAVPPAVKYFFDFLDEQAEKHDIRDEDTIHIWKTNSLPLRFWVNILKNPHFIFDVHVHEVVDASLSVIAQTFMDACTRTEHKLSRDSPSNKLLYAKEISTYKKMVEDYYKSIRQMVQVSDQDMNTHLAEISRAHTDSLNTLVALHQLYQYTQKYYDEIINALEEDPAAQKMQLAFRLQQIAAALENKVTDL from the exons ATGGCTATGTCACTCTGGGCCCTGACCTTCCTGGGTCTGGTGGGCCTGGGGTCGAGCCTACGGTCCCGCAAGCCGGAGAGTTTTCGCAGTGACACAGAGCTGAACCACCTGGTTGTGGATGAGGCCTCAGGTGTGGTATATGTTGGGGCGGTGAacgcactctaccagctgagtgcTGACCTGCATCTCCAGCAGCATGTGGTCACAGGCCCCGCCATGGATAACAAGAAGTGCACACCACCCATCGAGGCTAGCCAGTGCCATGAAGCAGTGCTTACTGACAACGCCAACCAGTTGCTGCTGCTCGACCCACCCGGGAAACGCCTGGTCGAGTGTGGCAGCCTTTTCAAGGGCATCTGTGCTCTGCGTGCCCTGAGCAATATCTCAGTGCGCCTCTTCTACGAGGACGGCAGCGGCGAGAAGTCCTTTGTAGCCAGCAATGACGAGAGAGTGGCCACAGTGGGGCTGGTGAGCTCCACAAGCCCTGATGGTGATCGAGTGCTGTTTGTGGGCAAAGGCAATGGGCCCCATGACAACGGCATCATCGTGAGCACCCGCCTGCTGGACAGGGTTGAGGGCCGGGAGGCCTTTGAGGCCTACTCAGACCATACCACCTTCAAGGCTGGCTACCTGTCTACTAACACTCAGCAGTTTGTTGCAGCATTTGAGGATGGCGTCTATGTTTTCTTCATCTTCAACCAGCAAGACAAGCACCCTGCCAGGAACCGCACACTGCTGGCACGCATGTGCAAAGATGACCCCTCTTACTATTCCTACGTAGAGATGGACCTGCAGTGCCAGGATCCCAGTGACGCTGAAGGCTCTTTCTTTGGTACCTGCCTAGCAGCTTCTGTAGCTGGCAGAGTACTCTATGCTGTCTTCAGCAGAGATGGCCGGAGCAGTGGGGGGCCTGGTGCAGGCCTCTGTGTTTTTCCACTAGATAACATCAATGAAAAGATGGAAAACAACCGTGATGCCTGCTACACAGTTACCCGAGACACAAGCCGTGATGATGCCTTCTACAAACCCTTCCACGGAGACATCCAGTGTGGTGGCCATGCGGCA GGTGCCAGCGAGAACTTCCAGTGTGGCTCGGAGCATCTGCCCTATCCACTGGGCAGTCGTAATGGACTCGTCACCACAGCCCTGCTGTACCGTGGGGGCCTGAATCTGACAGCAGTGACGGTAACTGCCGAGAATGGCCATATTGTCGCCTTCCTGGGCACCTCAGATGGCCGGATCCTTAAG GTGTACCTTGCTCCAGATGGCACTTCTGCCGAGTATGGCTCTATCCCGGTAGACATCAACAAGAAAATCAAGCAGGACCTGGCGCTGTCTGGAAACCTGTCCAGTCTGTATGCTATGACCCAGGACAAG GTGTTCCGGCTCCCAGTGCAAGAATGTCAGAGCTATCAAACCTGTGCTCAGTGTCGTGACTCCCAAGATCCCTACTGTGGCTGGTGTGTCATCGAGGGACG ATGCACCAGGAAGGCCGAGTGCTCACGGGCAGAGGAAACTGGCCACTGGCTGTGGAGCCGGGACAAGTCCTGTGTGGCCATCACTGATGCTAACCCACAGAACATGAGCCGGCGGGCCCCAGGAAAG GTACAGCTGTCTGTCAACCCCCTACCCACCCTGACTGAGGAGGATGAGTTGCTCTGCCTCTTTGGTGAATCACCACCACGCCCTGCCAAGGTAGAGGGGGACGCCATCACCTGTGACCCCCCGAGCAGCATCCCTAGCACGCCACCCGGCCAAG ACCATGTGGCTGTGAGCATCCAGCTGCTTTTCAAACGTGACAATGTCTTCCTCACCTCCCACCAGTATCCTTTCTATGACTGCAGAGAGGCTATGAGCCTGGTGGAGAACCTGCC GTGCATCTCTTGTGCTAGCAACCGCTGGATGTGCCAGTGGGACCTGATGTATCACGAGTGTCGGGAGGCCTCACCCAACCCAGAAGATGGAATCATACGTGCCCACATG GAGGACAACTGCCCCCAGTTCCTGGCCCCTAGCCCTTCGGTCATCCCCATGAATTATGAGACAGAAGTGACCTTCCAGGGCAAGAATTTGGATCCTGAGAAG GTCTCTTCCCTCTGTGTGGGCAGTGACCTTCTGAAGTTCGAGGCAACTGTGACTATATCGAAGTCAGGGGACTTCTCTTTTAAGACCCCAAAG CTATCCCATGACGCTAATGAGACGCTGCCTCTTCACCTGTATGTTAAGTCCTTTGACAAGAAAATTGACAGCAAGCTACAAG TGACTCTCTACAACTGCTCCTTCGGCCGCAGTGACTGTAGCCTGTGTCTGGCTGCCGATCCTGCCTacaggtgtgtgtggtgtggtgggcAGAACAGGTGTGTGTATGAGGCTCTGTGCAACAATGTTACTTCTGAATGCCCGCCACCAGTCATTACCAGG ATCCAGCCTGAGACAGGCCCACTGGGCGGGGGCATCCGCGTCACTATCCATGGGTCCAATTTGGGTATCACAGCAGATGATGTCAAGAAGATCACTGTGGCTGGCCAAAACTGTACCTTCGAACCCAAGTGGTACTCTGTATCTACCCG GATCGTGTGTGCAATCAAGGCTGCGGAGATGCCTTTCACAGGAGGGATTGAGGTGGATGTTAATGGAAAGCTCGGCCATTCACCGCCACACGTCCAGTTCACTTACCAA CAACCCCAACCTCTCAGTGTGGAGCCACGACAGGGGCCACAGGCAGGTGGTACCACATTGACCATCAATGGCACTGACCTAGACACAGGCTCCAAGGAGGATGTGCGGGTGACCCTCAATGATGTCCCTTGTGAAGT GACGAAGTTTGGGGCTCAGCTGCAGTGCATCACGGGTCCACAGTTGGCTCCAGGCCAGGCAGTACTAGAAATTTCCTACGGGGGCTCCCGAGTGCCCAGCTCTGGCGTCTCTTTCATCTACTGTGAGAACCCCGTGTTACGAGCCTTTGAGCCACTGAGAAGCTTTGTCAG TGGTGGCCGAAGCATCAGTGTTACTGGCCAGGGCTTCAGCCTCATCCAGAAGTTTGCCATGGTTGTCATTGCTGAGCCCTTGAGGTcctggcggcggcggcggcgggaggcTGGATCCCTGGAGCCCATGACG GTCATGGGCACTGAGTACGTGTTCTACAATGACACCAAGGTCGTTTTCTTGTCGCCTGCTGTCCCTGAAGAACCTGAGGCTTACAACCTCACTGCATTGATACAGATGGATGGTCATCGTGCCCTGCTTAGGACTGAAGCTGGTGCCTTCGAGTATGTGGCTGATCCTACCTTTGAGAACTTCACAGGTGGTGTCAAGAAGCAGGTCAACAAGCTCATTCATGCCCGG GGAACCAATCTGAACAAGGCCATGACgctggaggaggctgaggcattTGTGGGCGCTGAGCGTTGCATTATGAAGACGCTGACTGAGACTGACCTATACTGTGAACCCCCAGAGGTGCAGCCCCCACCCAAGCGGCGGCAGAAGCGAGACACAACACACAACCTACCTGAGTTCATT GTGAAGTTTGGCTCTCGAGAGTGGGTGCTAGGCCGGGTGGAGTATGACACACGTGTGAGTGACGTGCCGCTCAGTCTCATCCTGCCTCTGGTCATGGTGCCCATGGTGTTTATCATTGCCGTATCCATCTACTGCTACTG GAGGAAGAGCCAGCAGGCTGAGCGTGAGTATGAGAAGATTAAATCCCAGCTGGAAGGCTTGGAGGAGAGCGTGCGTGACCGCTGCAAGAAGGAGTTCACAG acCTGATGATTGAGATGGAGGACCAGACGAATGATGTGCATGAGGCGGGCATCCCCACGCTCGACTATAAGACCTACACCGACCGCGTCTTCTTCCTGCCCTCCAAGGACGGGGACAAGGATGTCATGATCACTGGCAAACTAGACATTCCCGAGTCACGGCGGCCCATTGTGGAGCAGGCCCTCTACCAGTTCTCCAACCTGCTTAATAGCAAGTCCTTCCTCATCAAT TTCATCCACACCCTAGAGAACCAACGCGAGTTCTCAGCTCGTGCCAAGGTCTACTTCGCATCGCTGCTGACGGTGGCCCTGCATGGGAAGCTGGAGTACTACACAGACATCATGCGCACgctcttcctggaactcatggagcAGTATGTGGTGGCCAAGAACCCCAAGCTGATGCTGCGAAG GTCTGAGACAGTGGTGGAGAGGATGCTGTCCAATTGGATGTCCATCTGTCTGTACCAGTACCTCAAG GATAGCGCAGGTGAACCCCTGTACAAGCTCTTCAAGGCCATCAAACACCAGGTGGAAAAGGGGCCAGTGGACGCTGTGCAGAAGAAGGCCAAGTACACCCTAAATGACACGGGGCTGCTGGGAGATGATGTCGAATACGCCCCTCTG ACGGTGAGTGTGATCGTTCAGGATGAAGGCATTGAGGCCATCCCAGTTAAGGTCCTCAACTGCGACACCATATCTCAGGTCAAAGAGAAGATCATTGATCAGGTGTACCGTACTCAGCCCTGCTCTTGCTGGCCCAAGCCTGACAGCGTGGTCCTTG AATGGCGTCCTGGGTCCACAGCCCAGATTCTGTCTGACTTGGACCTTACCTCTCAGCGGGAAGGCCGGTGGAAACGAATCAACACCCTTATGCACTACAAC GTCCGGGATGGAGCCACCCTCATCCTGTCTAAGGTGGGAGTCTCCCAACAGCCAGAGGACAGCCAACAGGATCTGCCTGGGGAGC GTCATGCCCTTCTGGAAGAGGAAAACCGCGTGTGGCACTTGGTGCGGCCAACAGATGAGGTAGATGAAGGCAAGTCCAAGCGTGGCAGCATGAAGGAGAAAGAGCGAACCAAGGccatcacagagatctacctgacaCGGCTGCTCTCAGTCAAG GGCACACTGCAGCAGTTTGTGGACAACTTTTTCCAAAGTGTGCTGGCACCCGGGAGTGCCGTGCCGCCTGCAGTCAAGTATTTTTTTGATTTCTTGGATGAGCAGGCAGAGAAGCATGACATCCGGGATGAGGATACCATCCACATCTGGAAGACCAATAG TTTACCACTCCGGTTCTGGGTGAACATCCTGAAGAACCCTCACTTCATCTTTGATGTTCACGTCCATGAAGTGGTAGACGCCTCCCTGTCGGTCATTGCACAGACCTTCATGGATGCCTGTACTCGCACGGAGCACAAGCTGAGCCGT GACTCTCCCAGCAACAAGCTGCTGTATGCAAAGGAGATCTCTACCTACAAGAAGATGGTGGAGGA CTACTATAAGAGCATCCGCCAGATGGTACAGGTCAGCGACCAAGATATGAACACACACTTGGCAGAGATCTCCCGG gcacacacagacTCCTTGAACACACTTGTGGCACTGCACCAGCTGTACCAGTACACACAAAAGTACTATGATGAG ATCATCAATGCTTTGGAGGAGGACCCTGCAGCCCAAAAGATGCAATTGGCCTTCCGCCTGCAGCAGATCGCTGCTGCACTTGAGAACAAGGTTACAGACCTCTGA